The stretch of DNA AGGACCAATTGGGTATGGACGAATCGCCGACCAAAGAGGGGCCGAACAAGGCCTGGTTGTGGACGGCGGTGGCTGGCGCGTTCACGGTCTTTGGAGTGCGTCTGTCGCGCGCCGGGACGTTGCTGGAAGAGTGGTTGGGCGAAGCGTTCGACGGCGTGATCACCTGTGATCGGGCCAAGATGTATTGGGCGCACGGTCGCTTGCAGTGGTGCTGGGCCCATTTGAAACGGGATTTTCAGGCGCTGGTCGATTCGGACGATGGAACGGTCAAACGACTGGGACACGATCTCATGCGACCGACGTGCGAGCTGTTTGGCTTGTGGGCCCGCTATCGCGACGGCACACTCACGCGCCGCGGTTGGCTCAGGCTGATGCAGCCGATCCGTCAAGAGATCGACCCCTTACTGCTGCGCGGCGCCTTTAGCGGCAACGCGCGGCTGAAGGGCATGTGTGGCCCCTTGTACGAACATCGCGACCGCCTATGGACGTTTCTCGAAGCCGAAGGGGTCGAACCAACTAACAACGCCAGCGAGCGCGCCTTACGTCATGCGGTGATTTGGCGGAAACTTTCCTTCGGCACGCAGAGCGCGGCTGGCAGTCGTTTCGTGGAGACAATGCTTACGACCATCGAAACCTGCCGCAAACAAAACACGAACGTCTTCGACTTCGTCGCCCAAGCCGTAGCCGCACACTTCGCCCACCACCCAGCCCCTTCACTCCTCTCCAAGGTAACGATTACGACTTAAGGAAAGGATCTCCGAATGGCCAGCCACCTGGGTAGCTGTACCTCGCGTTGAGGGCCGCGCGTGACGTGAGGGGCTCACTCTCAAGCTGGGCAATCTCGACGGGGACGCCCCCGAGCTCTTCGGCGATGTTGGTTTTAATCGACCAGTCTTCTGACGTTACGGTGGCGAGCCCATCTACATGGTTTGCGGCAGACCTAAAAGCGGGCCACAGCTGTTGATACGACTCTCCCAAAACGACGGCGCTACCAACGTTTGTCGGGACACCCCGCCACCACCAGCTTTTGACGGGGTGTCGTTCAGTATCGGGACCAATTCCGTACCCCCCTGCGCCGCCTCGCAAGAAGCCACTGAGCAATTGGACATCGCCGTAAAACGGCCGAATGAGGCGAGACAACTCGATCCAGGCGCGATGCAACTGCGTATTCCATCCCGGTTGCACAAGAGACGCTGCATGGACGCCGATACTCACGTTGTTTGCCCGAAATCCTCGCCGACTCGCCCCAAGCGGGTATGGAAAACCCAGGTGGACGCTGACAACTGGGCGGTGCGGATACCACACGATTGTCTCGTTCGAGTGTTCGTCTAGAAACTGAAGAAAGTGCGCACGCCCTGTTTCCCCGTAGACGTATTGTGGCGGCTCCCAGAGCCCATACCGCCGAGGCAAAGTTTCAGGCAACGTATTTTCAAGACAACTCAGCAAACGGTCGCGGCCGCCAGGTTCGTGAACTGGACTCTCCAAAAACCACCACGACATTTCGAGTATCGAGAAAGATTCTTCATGCCTGATCGGCTGAAGGCGTTTTACACCGGCGGGAGTGGCTACGGTATCAGCCTGTGGGTCGAAGATCACTCCGTGCGATGCCACAGCAAGTTTTTTGGCAATGCGATCTGCCCGAGCGAGTGCACTCTGCGGAGCGCTACCTTCGACGGACATGTGAGTGACGTACTCGATCCCCGGCAGAGTCGCAGCGACGCCCTCGGGAATATCTTCCGGAAAAACGCGGTCGGATCGACCGATTACAATCTGCCATCCGCGACCGGCATACGTCCAACAGGTGTCAGTTGCCTGCCATTCGCCGGCAGGG from Pirellulales bacterium encodes:
- a CDS encoding IS66 family transposase, whose translation is MSSSQAPITPEQLAALPPDFQALLRGVIEYYERRIAVLEAKLNKTPQNSSLPPSSQHPHAKPLANKPKSNKKRGGQPGHAKHGRPLLPTDECDEVHTLKPIECRRCGKKLAGCDGEPLRHQVWELPKIKPHVTEYQRHRLTCRGCGASTCAELPPGVPQGQSGPRLIAFSGLLMAYFRQSKRRTALFLEALLNQPCCAALTVKMQQQVTQALRPPYHELVEQLPAQDQLGMDESPTKEGPNKAWLWTAVAGAFTVFGVRLSRAGTLLEEWLGEAFDGVITCDRAKMYWAHGRLQWCWAHLKRDFQALVDSDDGTVKRLGHDLMRPTCELFGLWARYRDGTLTRRGWLRLMQPIRQEIDPLLLRGAFSGNARLKGMCGPLYEHRDRLWTFLEAEGVEPTNNASERALRHAVIWRKLSFGTQSAAGSRFVETMLTTIETCRKQNTNVFDFVAQAVAAHFAHHPAPSLLSKVTITT